The Haloplanus salinarum genome includes a region encoding these proteins:
- a CDS encoding tyrosine-type recombinase/integrase — protein MTELHEVQPEEGVEQYLQSRHDVAESTLDNHQYRLGYFIEWANQNGLNSLDEVDGYNLQQYKNWRINETECNLVTIEQHLHTLRVFLRWAESSDLVREGTADNVVIPNVSSQDKARDVAISSERANEIINYLVEYQWARTAHLVFHLLWHCGMRRSGLRALDVDDWHPDEQYLEIRNRPDSGTRLKLGDEGERNVSVTDERLADALDTYLEGRRPEITDDHGREPLLASNQGRYHYQSLTKICYKVTRPCWYGAECPHDREPDECEATEYSNYSSCPSSVSAHPLRRSSITHHLSEDIPTKICSERMSVSPQTLDLHYDARSKEEKRQNREKHLRDL, from the coding sequence ATGACAGAGCTTCATGAAGTCCAACCCGAGGAAGGAGTCGAACAGTATCTCCAATCTCGACACGACGTCGCTGAATCGACGCTGGATAACCATCAGTATCGGCTCGGATACTTCATCGAATGGGCCAACCAGAACGGGCTCAATTCGTTAGATGAGGTTGACGGCTACAATCTCCAGCAGTACAAGAACTGGCGCATCAACGAGACGGAGTGTAACCTCGTAACGATTGAACAACATCTTCACACACTCCGTGTGTTTCTCCGTTGGGCGGAGTCATCCGATTTGGTTCGAGAAGGAACTGCTGACAACGTCGTCATTCCGAACGTCTCATCCCAAGACAAGGCTCGAGATGTGGCCATCTCGTCAGAGAGAGCAAACGAGATAATCAACTATCTCGTTGAATACCAGTGGGCTCGAACGGCCCATCTCGTCTTCCACCTTCTATGGCACTGCGGAATGCGCCGATCTGGTCTCCGAGCTCTTGACGTTGATGACTGGCATCCTGACGAACAGTACCTCGAGATTCGCAACCGGCCAGACTCAGGGACTCGACTCAAACTCGGCGACGAGGGAGAGAGAAACGTCAGCGTTACCGACGAACGACTGGCCGATGCGCTCGACACGTATCTTGAGGGACGTCGTCCAGAAATCACCGATGATCACGGACGAGAGCCCCTTCTTGCATCCAACCAGGGGCGGTATCACTATCAGAGTCTGACGAAGATTTGTTACAAAGTAACACGGCCCTGTTGGTATGGAGCCGAGTGTCCGCACGATCGGGAGCCAGACGAATGCGAAGCAACAGAATATTCGAATTACTCCTCCTGTCCGAGTTCTGTCTCTGCACATCCTCTCCGTCGCTCGTCGATAACCCATCATCTCTCGGAGGATATTCCCACAAAAATCTGCTCCGAGAGAATGTCCGTCTCTCCGCAGACGCTGGATTTACACTACGACGCACGTTCGAAGGAAGAAAAACGGCAGAATAGGGAGAAGCATTTGCGAGATCTCTAA
- a CDS encoding SIMPL domain-containing protein, whose amino-acid sequence MHRRTLVAVGLAALLLIAGCSAGSSSSTTPETPATSESDSTIRVVGSGSADAAPNQAVVDVSVVATGDDAATARQRLARNVSRMRTALTDAGVAEDRITTQRYDIRQDRRRPREEDAEPRIQYRAMHDFEVTVTDPDRVGDVVDTAVANGATAVDDISFTLSTDRRRELERRARSAAMTDARAKARALAADANLTVTGVNVIRTTRGGAPRSVEDGAYATETPAPTAAPPTDIESGPVTVRTSVQVVYEAAPEGNATEA is encoded by the coding sequence ATGCACCGACGCACACTCGTCGCCGTGGGGCTCGCCGCCCTGCTCCTGATCGCCGGCTGTTCGGCCGGGTCGTCGTCCTCGACGACCCCCGAGACGCCCGCGACGTCGGAGTCGGACAGCACTATCCGCGTCGTCGGGAGCGGCAGCGCCGACGCCGCCCCGAACCAGGCCGTCGTCGACGTATCCGTCGTCGCGACGGGCGACGACGCGGCGACCGCCCGCCAGCGCCTCGCCCGAAACGTCTCGCGGATGCGAACCGCGCTCACGGACGCCGGCGTCGCCGAGGACCGGATCACCACACAACGGTACGACATCCGGCAGGACCGCCGTCGCCCGCGCGAGGAGGACGCCGAACCCCGCATCCAGTATCGGGCCATGCACGACTTCGAGGTCACCGTCACCGATCCGGACCGCGTCGGCGACGTCGTCGACACCGCCGTCGCCAACGGCGCCACCGCGGTCGACGATATCAGCTTCACGCTCTCGACCGATCGGCGACGCGAACTCGAACGGCGGGCCCGGAGCGCCGCGATGACCGACGCCCGCGCGAAGGCCCGCGCGCTCGCCGCCGACGCGAACCTCACCGTCACCGGCGTGAACGTGATCCGGACGACCCGGGGCGGCGCCCCCCGCTCCGTCGAGGACGGGGCATACGCCACCGAGACGCCCGCCCCCACCGCCGCTCCCCCGACCGATATCGAATCCGGGCCGGTGACGGTCAGGACGTCGGTCCAGGTGGTCTACGAGGCGGCACCCGAGGGGAACGCGACCGAGGCGTGA
- a CDS encoding cupin domain-containing protein has protein sequence MTHELVDYRDVDPVGGGLHFLRDALDCANLGVSVLDVEAGWSGKPHDHADDGQEEVYVLVEGVATVTVGDETVSMSAGDALRVDPAATRRIDAEEASLFVVAGAP, from the coding sequence ATGACCCACGAACTCGTCGATTACCGCGACGTCGACCCGGTCGGTGGCGGCCTCCACTTCCTGCGTGACGCCCTCGACTGTGCGAACCTCGGGGTGTCGGTACTCGACGTCGAGGCCGGCTGGAGCGGGAAACCCCACGACCACGCCGACGACGGTCAGGAGGAGGTGTACGTCCTCGTCGAGGGGGTGGCGACGGTCACCGTCGGGGACGAGACGGTGTCGATGTCCGCCGGCGACGCCCTGCGCGTCGACCCGGCGGCGACCCGACGGATCGACGCCGAGGAGGCGTCGCTGTTCGTCGTCGCGGGCGCACCCTAG
- a CDS encoding cold-shock protein yields MAVLHEYVPSSEKEGYYIYDAYDGVNVTYQVSSLARRVFDRLDSCMVDEQLPGEVFHTLHRLGFVYTRQSEVEQPDGLDEIPTSGQSKSLSTTERRIFFNKLLSSNNLGIEKRREIKEYADQRGIKTEADLHGNWVPSNPGENTFYGEVTRTFQSDEWGFITSDEVSVGEDIFFHINELESMTLLPGMSVEFAYDETTDGFQAFHVKRLTDTLGREIEEKPEKKDSDPDTEPEKNDSDPDTHLNRDHVGISGLSEGDYVEAQIDHAKGQKGLGRKGYLHIHHRRESSEDYLHISNRNDSPPVNKWVVVQVTAIQEGYAEATIKSAPADIDPPLYLP; encoded by the coding sequence GTGGCTGTCCTACATGAATACGTCCCTTCCAGCGAGAAAGAGGGATACTACATTTACGATGCCTATGATGGGGTCAACGTCACTTATCAGGTATCCTCTCTTGCCCGTAGAGTTTTCGACCGCTTAGACAGCTGTATGGTTGACGAACAACTCCCTGGGGAAGTGTTCCATACGTTACACCGATTGGGGTTCGTTTACACTCGTCAGTCTGAGGTTGAACAACCAGATGGGCTAGATGAGATTCCAACCAGCGGACAATCGAAAAGCCTCTCAACTACCGAACGCAGAATCTTTTTTAATAAACTGCTATCGAGCAATAATCTTGGTATTGAGAAGCGCCGGGAAATCAAAGAGTACGCAGACCAAAGAGGAATTAAAACTGAGGCAGATCTCCACGGAAACTGGGTACCCTCCAATCCGGGCGAGAATACCTTCTACGGTGAGGTCACAAGAACATTCCAAAGCGACGAGTGGGGGTTCATTACTTCTGATGAGGTTAGCGTAGGTGAGGATATCTTCTTCCATATTAACGAACTTGAGAGCATGACGTTATTGCCGGGAATGTCGGTTGAATTCGCGTATGATGAAACTACAGATGGTTTCCAAGCATTCCATGTGAAACGTCTTACTGATACACTGGGACGCGAAATTGAAGAGAAACCGGAGAAGAAGGATTCAGATCCGGATACGGAACCAGAGAAAAACGATTCAGATCCGGATACACATCTTAATCGCGACCATGTCGGGATTAGTGGGCTGTCAGAAGGCGACTATGTAGAAGCTCAAATTGACCATGCGAAGGGACAGAAGGGTCTTGGAAGGAAAGGTTACCTGCATATTCATCATAGACGGGAGTCAAGTGAGGATTATCTTCATATCTCTAATCGGAATGACTCCCCTCCAGTGAATAAGTGGGTAGTAGTACAGGTAACTGCAATCCAGGAAGGTTATGCAGAAGCCACAATCAAATCCGCACCGGCAGATATTGATCCACCGTTATACCTTCCGTAG
- a CDS encoding HNH endonuclease — translation MTNESYEVEKDAHAYVVAVEDVGGVIVLRECECPADRFRDDYDCKHKVALATIGGQVVMEAAAAFSEKRLASKFPENDHVRAKIRQTLQRLRDRGEVDFLDENGAYRINDLDLNAELDRERSEADKSRTPDPDSEPQLTEDEERFTETRRRARDSDFIEAVREAYNQTCVVCGSSRETPDGQPEVEAAHIYPKSAGGADDVRNGVALCRLHHWAFDTGWLAFTDDHEILVKDVPEREGYYEFKQLEGNSLVLPEEGGVEPHPTYLQEHRELHGF, via the coding sequence GTGACGAACGAATCCTACGAGGTCGAGAAGGACGCACACGCCTACGTGGTGGCCGTCGAGGACGTGGGTGGAGTGATTGTACTCCGAGAGTGCGAATGCCCTGCTGACCGTTTCAGGGACGACTACGACTGCAAGCACAAGGTCGCGCTGGCAACGATTGGCGGGCAGGTAGTGATGGAAGCGGCGGCAGCCTTCTCTGAGAAACGACTGGCATCGAAGTTTCCGGAAAACGACCATGTGAGAGCAAAGATCAGACAAACGCTTCAGCGACTGCGTGATAGGGGGGAAGTCGACTTTCTGGACGAAAATGGGGCCTACCGAATCAACGACTTGGACCTCAACGCCGAACTCGACCGGGAGCGTTCCGAAGCCGACAAGTCACGTACACCGGACCCCGATTCGGAACCGCAACTGACCGAAGATGAGGAACGTTTCACGGAAACTCGCCGTCGGGCACGCGATTCCGATTTCATCGAGGCTGTTAGAGAAGCGTACAATCAGACCTGCGTAGTCTGTGGCAGTAGCCGAGAGACTCCCGACGGACAGCCCGAAGTCGAGGCCGCACACATCTATCCGAAATCAGCGGGTGGCGCGGACGACGTGCGAAACGGCGTCGCTCTGTGCCGCCTCCACCATTGGGCGTTCGATACCGGCTGGCTCGCGTTTACTGACGACCACGAGATTCTGGTGAAGGATGTCCCCGAACGCGAAGGGTACTACGAGTTCAAGCAGTTAGAGGGGAACTCGCTGGTTCTTCCCGAGGAGGGTGGCGTGGAACCTCACCCGACGTATCTACAAGAACACCGCGAACTGCACGGGTTTTGA
- a CDS encoding ABC transporter permease, which yields MIVEGIPLPKFVERNVSSRSLAAFGLGFLTVFYIVPIVFLYWNSLNFGDGGLFSNYARAFSDIYLVTLARSFYYGVLTTAVTLTLGYILAYYIAFRSAREKLLLGLVVLPLWIAYVIRYLGIQLLLFPSSPVVQLIGTDLGILFSTRGVILGLTTVFLPFAILPIYHALKSIDEDLVDASRVLGATQLRTVRSVILPLSLSGVVAGGIIVFILATGSFLAPAMLGGPKDTMIANVIEQSYSQTFDLGLASSLAVIYTTILLVLLMVFNSYVNLGEVLGEL from the coding sequence ATGATCGTCGAAGGCATTCCCCTCCCGAAGTTCGTCGAGCGTAACGTGTCGTCGCGCTCGCTGGCCGCGTTCGGGCTGGGGTTCCTCACCGTCTTCTACATCGTCCCCATCGTCTTCCTCTACTGGAACAGCCTGAACTTCGGGGACGGCGGGCTCTTCAGCAACTACGCACGGGCGTTCAGCGACATCTACCTCGTGACCCTCGCGCGGTCGTTCTACTACGGGGTTCTCACCACCGCCGTGACCCTCACGCTCGGGTACATCCTCGCGTACTACATCGCCTTTCGGTCCGCGCGCGAGAAGCTGTTGCTCGGACTGGTCGTCCTGCCGCTCTGGATCGCGTACGTGATCCGCTATCTCGGGATTCAGCTGCTCCTGTTCCCGTCGAGCCCGGTCGTCCAACTGATCGGAACCGACTTGGGCATCCTGTTTTCCACCAGAGGGGTGATCCTGGGTCTCACCACCGTCTTCCTGCCGTTCGCGATCCTGCCGATCTACCACGCGCTCAAATCCATCGACGAGGACCTCGTCGACGCGTCCCGCGTGCTCGGGGCGACCCAACTGCGGACCGTCCGCTCGGTGATCCTCCCGCTGAGCCTTTCGGGCGTGGTCGCCGGGGGGATCATCGTGTTCATCCTCGCGACCGGGTCGTTCCTGGCCCCGGCGATGCTCGGCGGCCCGAAAGACACGATGATCGCGAACGTCATCGAGCAGTCGTACTCCCAGACGTTCGACCTCGGTCTCGCGTCGAGTCTGGCCGTCATCTACACCACCATCCTGCTCGTCTTGCTCATGGTGTTCAACAGCTACGTCAACCTCGGGGAGGTGTTGGGTGAACTATGA
- a CDS encoding sensor histidine kinase gives MIRRNIEDRLPDAIITLGSALTATLVASQVAFTVTAPADVAWSEVLVSLATTAPFALGVVYGGLLLRRGGFDTDRYPRVGGWCGGGLAVFLGLNLVMIAVWPPGSLSNAFGWALFAACVGSSGGLAIGIVEARAIERARAAERAAVRAEHLDAQREWMTYLNELLRHEVLNNANVIDGYATLLYERVDPEEPMADRLDVIRARSRRLTDVIDDVRTLIEAAEAGTEREPVDLGETLTTEVADLRAAHPEADVSVSVPDDVCVAADALLGRVFANLLDNAVEHHDGQRPGVSVTADPDGDTVRVRVQDDGPGIPERQRERLFEQGGTRTHGLGLYLVRTLVERYGGSVELAETGPEGTTFVVELPVYRGDDTADADTDRVVSSETADAEDPLRDRWSP, from the coding sequence ATGATACGTCGGAACATCGAGGACCGCCTCCCGGACGCGATTATTACGCTCGGTTCGGCGCTGACCGCGACGCTCGTCGCGTCGCAGGTGGCGTTCACCGTCACGGCGCCCGCGGACGTGGCGTGGTCCGAGGTGCTCGTCAGCCTCGCCACGACCGCGCCGTTCGCGCTCGGGGTCGTCTACGGGGGGTTGTTGCTCCGCCGGGGCGGGTTCGACACGGACCGATACCCGCGGGTCGGCGGGTGGTGTGGCGGTGGCCTCGCCGTCTTCCTGGGACTCAACCTCGTGATGATCGCCGTCTGGCCGCCGGGATCGCTCTCGAACGCGTTCGGGTGGGCGCTGTTCGCCGCCTGCGTGGGTAGCAGCGGCGGCCTCGCCATCGGCATCGTGGAGGCGCGGGCCATCGAACGGGCGCGGGCCGCGGAGCGTGCGGCGGTCCGGGCGGAGCATCTCGACGCCCAGCGCGAGTGGATGACCTACCTCAACGAACTCCTCCGTCACGAGGTGTTGAACAACGCGAACGTCATCGACGGCTACGCGACGCTCCTGTACGAACGGGTCGACCCGGAGGAGCCGATGGCCGACCGACTCGACGTGATCCGGGCCCGAAGTCGGAGACTGACGGACGTCATCGACGACGTGCGGACGCTGATCGAAGCCGCGGAGGCCGGCACGGAGCGTGAACCCGTCGACCTCGGCGAGACGCTCACGACGGAGGTGGCCGACCTCCGTGCCGCCCACCCCGAGGCCGACGTCTCGGTCAGCGTCCCGGACGACGTGTGCGTCGCGGCCGACGCCCTGCTCGGCCGGGTGTTCGCGAACCTGCTCGACAACGCCGTCGAACACCACGACGGCCAGCGGCCGGGGGTATCGGTCACGGCGGACCCCGACGGCGATACCGTCCGTGTGCGCGTACAGGACGACGGCCCTGGGATTCCGGAACGGCAGCGCGAGCGGCTGTTCGAGCAGGGGGGAACGCGAACCCACGGGCTCGGGCTCTACCTCGTTCGGACGCTCGTCGAGCGTTACGGTGGGTCGGTCGAACTCGCCGAGACCGGTCCCGAGGGGACGACGTTCGTCGTCGAACTCCCGGTGTATCGTGGCGACGATACGGCCGACGCGGACACGGACCGCGTGGTGAGTTCCGAGACTGCCGATGCCGAAGACCCTCTCCGGGATCGGTGGTCGCCGTGA
- a CDS encoding ABC transporter ATP-binding protein, producing MLEVENLTKFYGDLLAVNDLSFKIDEGEFGTLLGPSGCGKSTTLRTIAGLVEPTEGGIYLRGDDVTEQPPNERNIGLVFQDSATFPHMTVEENIEYGLKMNGFGPDEREEQITKYLDLVQISEYRDHRPTELSGGQERRVSIARALAYEPDILLLDEPLTGLDRVLRQDLRNEIKQIQREVEVTTLYVTHDQEEALSMSDKILVLDDGEKQQEGSPTEIYDDPSNRFVANFVGKSTRLPGTVTSRDPPRIDTEVGRVPTDAASLDSFDVGEDVEVFLRPEDLSLDPDAGDEALQGAVTNVEYLGTYSEALIDIGEGIQAVLHTSTSANIAIGDEVALTFDPSNVIVLEA from the coding sequence ATGCTCGAAGTGGAGAACCTGACGAAATTTTACGGGGATCTACTGGCCGTCAATGATCTCTCGTTCAAAATCGACGAGGGGGAGTTCGGCACGTTGCTCGGCCCCAGCGGCTGTGGGAAGAGTACGACCCTGCGCACCATCGCCGGACTCGTCGAACCGACCGAGGGGGGGATCTACCTCCGCGGTGACGACGTGACGGAGCAACCGCCCAACGAGCGAAACATCGGGCTGGTGTTCCAGGACTCCGCGACGTTCCCCCACATGACCGTCGAGGAGAACATCGAATACGGTCTCAAGATGAACGGGTTCGGCCCCGACGAGCGGGAGGAGCAGATCACGAAGTACCTCGACCTCGTTCAGATCTCCGAGTACCGGGATCACCGACCCACGGAACTCAGCGGCGGTCAGGAACGGCGCGTGTCGATCGCGCGGGCACTCGCGTACGAACCCGACATCCTCCTCCTCGACGAGCCGCTGACCGGACTCGACCGCGTGCTGCGCCAGGACCTCCGCAACGAGATCAAGCAGATTCAACGCGAGGTCGAAGTCACCACGCTGTACGTCACGCACGACCAGGAGGAAGCGCTCTCGATGTCCGACAAGATCCTCGTCCTCGACGACGGCGAGAAACAACAGGAAGGGTCGCCCACGGAGATATACGACGACCCCTCGAACCGGTTCGTCGCGAACTTCGTCGGGAAGTCGACGCGGCTTCCCGGAACGGTCACGTCCCGCGATCCGCCGCGGATCGACACCGAGGTGGGGCGGGTTCCGACCGACGCGGCGTCGCTCGACTCCTTCGACGTCGGCGAGGACGTCGAGGTGTTCCTCCGGCCGGAGGACCTCAGCCTCGACCCCGACGCCGGCGACGAGGCGTTGCAGGGTGCCGTCACGAACGTCGAGTACCTGGGCACGTACAGCGAGGCACTGATCGACATCGGTGAGGGGATCCAGGCCGTGCTCCACACGAGCACGTCCGCGAACATCGCCATCGGCGACGAGGTCGCCCTCACGTTCGACCCGTCCAACGTGATCGTCCTCGAAGCATGA
- a CDS encoding alkaline phosphatase family protein — protein sequence MRRDHVARTLRDDAERAGYLTPAYGDYCVVGAPGTCLSVLDAAPAGIPTLPADTYRDVDHAEVTTVLFVLIDGFGYDGWCRVVDDGRRRTDLLERFERHGTVTPLTAAFPSETAAALPSLHGGRYPVEHGLLGWWQHVAGVGRVQTLPYLTETGDPVRAVAPEAPPAPKALYGVESLYGRMPSDLRTVLFRPAAFDDPEPGGYAAGADTYVGYRSVDDLAGAVRTELEREGRQYLFAYLPQIDALSHEVGPRADPTTSRLESILTSLHRELRRVDPARAGETVVVVTADHGHLDTDSHVDLSGNDVVRSALAETADGTRIPPVGSPRQLQFHLRDGRVADVRRVLERRVDCLTFTRSEYGTRGLFGPAEPTPAFERSAPDLVCVPRTESVWFGGDDPDEVGMHGGLSPAEMLVPFAVANLRALQ from the coding sequence ATGAGGCGAGACCACGTCGCCCGTACGCTCCGCGACGATGCCGAGCGGGCCGGATACCTCACCCCCGCGTACGGCGACTACTGCGTCGTCGGCGCTCCCGGAACGTGTCTCTCCGTCCTCGATGCGGCCCCCGCCGGGATCCCGACGCTACCGGCGGACACTTACCGCGACGTCGACCACGCGGAGGTGACCACCGTCCTGTTCGTGCTGATCGACGGGTTCGGCTACGACGGTTGGTGTCGCGTCGTCGACGACGGCCGTCGCCGGACGGATCTGCTCGAACGGTTCGAGCGTCACGGAACCGTGACGCCCCTGACTGCCGCGTTCCCTTCCGAGACGGCGGCCGCGCTCCCGTCCCTCCACGGCGGTCGATACCCCGTGGAACACGGGCTGCTCGGGTGGTGGCAGCACGTCGCCGGCGTCGGACGCGTCCAGACGCTCCCGTATCTGACCGAGACGGGAGACCCAGTGCGGGCGGTCGCACCCGAGGCCCCGCCGGCCCCGAAGGCCCTCTACGGCGTCGAGTCGCTCTACGGACGGATGCCGTCGGACCTGCGAACGGTTCTGTTCAGACCCGCCGCGTTCGACGACCCGGAGCCCGGCGGATACGCCGCCGGCGCCGACACGTACGTCGGCTACCGATCGGTCGACGACCTGGCGGGCGCCGTACGGACCGAACTCGAACGCGAAGGGCGCCAGTACCTGTTCGCGTACCTCCCACAGATCGACGCACTCTCCCACGAGGTGGGCCCGCGGGCCGACCCGACGACGTCGCGACTCGAGTCGATCCTGACGTCCCTGCATCGGGAACTTCGTCGCGTCGACCCCGCGCGTGCCGGTGAGACGGTCGTAGTCGTGACGGCCGATCACGGCCACCTCGACACCGACAGCCACGTCGACCTGTCCGGAAACGACGTCGTCCGAAGCGCCCTCGCCGAAACCGCGGACGGCACACGGATCCCGCCGGTGGGGAGTCCCCGCCAGCTGCAGTTTCACCTCCGCGACGGCAGGGTCGCGGACGTACGGCGCGTCCTCGAACGGCGCGTCGACTGTCTGACGTTCACCCGATCGGAGTACGGGACACGGGGCCTGTTCGGGCCAGCCGAACCCACTCCCGCGTTCGAGCGGAGCGCGCCCGACCTGGTCTGTGTCCCCCGGACTGAGAGCGTGTGGTTCGGGGGGGACGACCCCGACGAGGTGGGGATGCACGGCGGCCTCTCCCCCGCGGAGATGCTGGTGCCGTTCGCCGTTGCGAACCTCCGGGCGCTTCAGTAG
- a CDS encoding L-aspartate oxidase: MSQRDGMAGSDTPDYAEIDVAVLVVGAGAAGARTAIELAERGVDDVLVLGKRSHGDAHTTWARGGINGALGARDPEDDWTIHAADTLKEGHFVNDPGKVEAVAKQMPERLRELDEWGMDYSRTDDGEIDQRYFGAQSFRRTAFAGDHTGESLLDTLIDRAQALGIPYREDVMITKLVADGDRVHGAVGFDMDTGEFLLFNAGQVVLAAGGYAAIYGRHTSRDDENNGDGPALAYDAGAELMDMEFVQFHPTGMAVDESDPEWEPWSGRLVTEAVRGEGGRLYNTDGERFMERYSPEQMELDARDVVARAITQEVAEGRGTANGGVYLDISHREAAFIRERLPRMYERFQDLGVDLATDPVEVAPTAHYGMGGVAVDAHGETDIRGLFAIGETMAGVHGANRLGGNSLAETVAYGVLAGKRIADRVDGPGSVPETCIERVVEPQLADLDRLADSEGEHDVDVVFEELQTLTWEHAGLLRDGESLATGLDALEELRRKAGDMRIGPITSRSFERAIDIGFMLTAAEAVLRGADERTESRGAHYRTDYPETDDTWQRNVHYRRAALGGMTTHVEPTGTPSEAVRAALDEGHELEYHQLE; encoded by the coding sequence ATGAGCCAGCGTGACGGGATGGCGGGGTCGGACACGCCGGACTACGCAGAAATCGACGTCGCCGTGCTCGTGGTCGGCGCCGGTGCCGCCGGCGCCCGTACGGCGATCGAACTGGCGGAACGCGGGGTCGACGACGTGCTCGTCCTCGGGAAGCGGAGTCACGGTGACGCCCACACCACGTGGGCCCGTGGCGGCATCAACGGGGCCCTCGGAGCGCGGGACCCGGAGGACGACTGGACGATCCACGCCGCGGACACCCTCAAGGAGGGTCACTTCGTCAACGACCCCGGGAAGGTCGAGGCCGTCGCCAAGCAGATGCCCGAGCGGCTTCGGGAACTCGACGAGTGGGGGATGGACTACTCACGGACGGACGACGGTGAGATCGACCAGCGGTACTTCGGTGCGCAGTCGTTCCGTCGTACCGCGTTCGCCGGCGACCACACCGGCGAGTCGCTGCTGGACACGCTGATCGATCGGGCGCAGGCGCTCGGCATCCCGTATCGCGAGGACGTGATGATAACAAAACTCGTCGCCGACGGCGACCGGGTCCACGGTGCCGTCGGGTTCGACATGGACACCGGCGAGTTCCTCCTATTCAACGCGGGGCAGGTCGTCCTCGCGGCCGGGGGGTACGCGGCGATATACGGCCGCCACACCTCGCGGGACGACGAGAACAACGGCGACGGCCCGGCGCTGGCCTACGACGCCGGCGCCGAGCTGATGGACATGGAGTTCGTGCAGTTCCATCCGACCGGGATGGCGGTCGACGAATCCGACCCCGAGTGGGAGCCCTGGAGCGGCCGGCTCGTCACCGAGGCCGTTCGAGGCGAGGGTGGACGGCTCTACAACACCGACGGCGAACGGTTCATGGAGCGGTACTCGCCGGAGCAGATGGAGTTGGACGCCCGGGACGTGGTCGCTCGCGCCATCACCCAGGAGGTCGCCGAGGGGCGGGGCACGGCGAACGGTGGCGTCTATCTCGACATCTCCCACCGCGAAGCGGCGTTCATCCGGGAGCGACTCCCCCGGATGTACGAGCGGTTTCAGGACCTCGGGGTCGATCTGGCCACGGACCCCGTCGAAGTCGCCCCGACTGCCCACTACGGCATGGGTGGTGTCGCCGTCGACGCCCACGGCGAGACGGATATCCGGGGGCTGTTCGCGATCGGGGAGACGATGGCCGGGGTGCACGGCGCGAACCGACTGGGGGGCAACTCGCTTGCGGAAACCGTCGCATACGGGGTCCTCGCCGGCAAGCGGATCGCCGATCGCGTCGACGGGCCAGGATCGGTGCCCGAAACCTGCATCGAGAGGGTCGTCGAACCACAGCTTGCCGACCTCGATCGACTGGCCGACAGCGAGGGGGAGCACGACGTCGACGTCGTGTTCGAGGAACTGCAGACCCTCACGTGGGAACACGCTGGGCTCCTCCGCGACGGGGAGTCGCTGGCGACCGGCCTGGACGCGTTAGAGGAGCTTCGGCGGAAGGCCGGCGACATGCGAATCGGCCCGATCACGAGCCGCTCCTTCGAGCGCGCCATCGACATCGGCTTCATGCTGACGGCCGCCGAGGCCGTGCTTCGGGGGGCCGACGAACGAACCGAGTCACGCGGCGCCCACTACCGGACGGACTACCCCGAGACCGACGACACGTGGCAGCGCAACGTCCACTACCGGCGGGCGGCTCTCGGCGGGATGACGACCCACGTGGAGCCTACCGGCACGCCGAGCGAGGCGGTGCGGGCAGCACTCGACGAAGGGCACGAACTCGAATACCACCAACTCGAGTGA